The following nucleotide sequence is from Deltaproteobacteria bacterium.
CCCGTATCTCCTGCTGCACCGGACCGGTGATCCTGAAACCATCCCCGAACTGCGGCCCCACATGAGAAAGGTCCACGCTGGCCAGGATCAGAACCCGCCCTTTTGTTTTTTCCCACTTAGACAGCAGTTCCTTCAACACGTCACGGGCGTTCCGGTATGCCTCGACATCCTCTGGACCCTGGCCTGCTTCTATGATCTGGTGGAACGACCCGCACAATAAAGGCAGGACCCGAATTTCCTCATTATTTCTATACAGGCTCTTCAGCCAGACTGCCTGGAATTCGACAGAATGCTCGCCCCGGTGAATGAACTCCTCAGCTTTCAAGCCCGGTCCGGAGCGGGCCGCCAGGTCAGCCATCAGGTCTTTTTCGCATTTGAGCGGACCAAAGGGTGTGTCGAGATCCTTGTCACACGCGATCAGGTAGTTTTCAGTCGGGCTATGGGCGGTGCCAAGGACGACCACCAGGCCGGGGGGCTGCGAATCCGTAAGCCGGTCGTAGGCCCAGGCATAGCAGTGTCCGCCCCGGTCGAAGTCAATATGTGGAGCGACCAGGCCGCGGGGAGGTTTAAGGAGAGCCGGTTTGGGGTCCCGGCCCGGGCCGGCCGGGTGATGATAAAACGCTTCCAGCTGCCGGGTCAGGTCCTCTGGATCGGCTGCGTACGCCTGGCCAGCCATCATGGCCGGCCGGGAAGGGCTTGCAGCGAACTCCGCCTCCAGTTCAGCCAGAAAGCGATCAAACCGTTCTCCTTCCAGGTAAAGGTTTTCGTCGAGCTGACTGATCAAGCCTTCAATGTCCTCGAACGGGATCAGCTGGCCGAAACGGCGC
It contains:
- the amrB gene encoding AmmeMemoRadiSam system protein B, which produces MISESNNGLKRGSRKPMLRPVEAFPVKIQGQEAICLRDPNRIAPKSLFLQAGAAFVLALLDGQNDLRDIQAAWMRRFGQLIPFEDIEGLISQLDENLYLEGERFDRFLAELEAEFAASPSRPAMMAGQAYAADPEDLTRQLEAFYHHPAGPGRDPKPALLKPPRGLVAPHIDFDRGGHCYAWAYDRLTDSQPPGLVVVLGTAHSPTENYLIACDKDLDTPFGPLKCEKDLMADLAARSGPGLKAEEFIHRGEHSVEFQAVWLKSLYRNNEEIRVLPLLCGSFHQIIEAGQGPEDVEAYRNARDVLKELLSKWEKTKGRVLILASVDLSHVGPQFGDGFRITGPVQQEIREHDLELLRLVTEGDSQGFYLKIAQEQDRRHVCGLPSLYTMLRLLDDAEGQLLSYDQWVDETGQGLVSFASLIFP